In Quercus robur chromosome 11, dhQueRobu3.1, whole genome shotgun sequence, the following proteins share a genomic window:
- the LOC126705987 gene encoding mRNA export factor GLE1-like, whose amino-acid sequence MFLQMAGFALFRKYKTRYIKVLSYIWNNFLQELKACEDPVREDLKLSATIRDIQNYMEDKLFLKEPGERALTGGALLSDVFLAVPSNVVEGYWFHI is encoded by the exons atgtttttacaGATGGCAGGGTTTGCTCTCTTCAGAAAATATAAAACTCGGTACATCAAAGTACTAAGCTACATCTGGAACAACTTTCTACAAGAATTGAAAGCATGTGAAGATCCAGTTCGTGAAGATCTAAAGTTAAGTGCAACAATCAGGGACATTCAAAACTACATGGAGGATAAGTTGTTCCTTAAGGAGCCAGGGGAAAGGGCCCTGACGGGTGGTGCATTGCTATCAGATGTTTTTCTG GCTGTTCCAAGTAACGTGGTTGAAGGATATTGGTTTCATATATGA
- the LOC126705290 gene encoding phytochrome B-like — protein sequence MDSCAKKRKRKPFISMFYGLECEEDKNVEIKPRTFGPEHHKKAVFVVVNACSSKDYTNNIVGVRFVGQDVTGQKVVMDKFINIQGDYKAIVHSPNPLIPPIFASDDNTCCSEWNTAMEKLTGWAQGDIIGKMLVGEVFGSWCRLKGPDALTKFMIVLHNAVGGQDRDKFPFSFFDQNGRYVQALLTANKRVNMDGQVIGAFCFLQIASPKLQQALKVQRQQEKKCFARMKELAYICQEVKNPLSGIRFTNSLLEATDMAEDQRQFLETSAACEKQMLKIIKDVDLESIEDGSLELEKGEFFLGSVINSVVSQVMMLLREKNLQLIRDIPEEVKSLAVYGDQIRIQQVLADFLLNMVRYAPSPEGWVEIHVRPSLKQISDVPTLVRTEFRCYCNAPKS from the exons ATGGATTCTTGtgccaaaaagagaaagagaaaaccaTTTATCTCCATGTTTTATGGGTTGGAAT gtgaagaagataagaatgTAGAGATAAAACCGAGGACATTTGGCCCTGAGCATCATAAGAAGGCTGTATTTGTGGTAGTCAATGCTTGCTCTAGCAAGGATTACACAAATAATATAGTAGGAGTTCGTTTTGTTGGTCAGGATGTTACTGGTCAAAAAGTGGTGATGGACAAGTTTATCAACATTCAAGGTGATTACAAGGCTATTGTTCATAGTCCCAATCCTTTGATCCCTCCCATATTTGCTTCAGATGATAATACGTGTTGCTCTGAGTGGAACACTGCTATGGAAAAGCTCACTGGGTGGGCTCAAGGGGACATCATAGGAAAAATGTTAGTTGGAGAGGTTTTTGGCAGTTGGTGTCGACTCAAGGGTCCAGATGCTTTGACAAAATTCATGATTGTCTTGCACAATGCAGTTGGAGGGCAAGACAGAGATAAGttcccattttctttctttgatcaaAATGGGAGATATGTACAGGCTCTTTTGACTGCAAACAAGAGGGTAAATATGGATGGCCAGGTTATTGGAGCCTTTTGCTTCTTGCAGATTGCTAGTCCTAAATTGCAGCAAGCTCTGAAAGTTCAGAGGCAACAGGAGAAGAAATGCTTTGCAAGAATGAAAGAGTTGGCTTACATTTGCCAGGAAGTAAAGAATCCTTTGAGTGGTATTCGCTTTACAAATTCACTTTTGGAGGCTACAGACATGGCTGAAGATCAAAGGCAATTCCTTGAGACTAGTGCTGCTTGTGAGAAGCAGATGTTGAAGATTATAAAGGATGTTGATCTGGAGAGTATTGAAGATGG TTCATTGGAGCTTGAGAAGGGAGAATTCTTTCTTGGGAGTGTCATAAATTCTGTTGTTAGCCAAGTAATGATGCTGctgagggaaaaaaatttgcaattgatTCGTGATATTCCGGAAGAAGTCAAATCATTGGCTGTTTATGGTGATCAAATAAGAATTCAACAGGTCCTAGCtgattttttgttgaatatggtGCGTTATGCACCATCTCCAGAAGGTTGGGTAGAGATTCATGTTCGTCCAAGCTTGAAGCAAATTTCTGATGTACCCACTCTTGTGCGTACAGAATTCAG GTGCTATTGTAACGCCCCAAAATCATAG
- the LOC126705291 gene encoding uncharacterized protein LOC126705291, translated as MEKLLEALDCTDSQKVRFATFKLIGEAEHWWRSTKAILEGMDTERNPITWEKFKGVFYDNYFPEVVREQKEREFANLVQGSMTVEQYAAKFIELSRFGPHLILTKAKKASRFQKGLNERLRHHLIAAGVDNYAESVNRAMRLEEDFKNNVRKENPPRNTGQTGFRQGNAQGQWNKKGSFGRSGNNSSSNKLENKNPPQNAQGRSLNACPTCGRFHGDKPCFFEGKACYNCGKTGHLARSCTSPQQNSMA; from the coding sequence ATGGAGAAATTGTTAGAAGCTTTAGATTGCACTGACTCTCAGAAGGTGCGGTTTGCAACTTTCAAGTTGATTGGAGAAGCTGAGCATTGGTGGAGATCTACTAAAGCCATTTTGGAGGGAATGGACACTGAGAGAAATCCCATCACTTGGGAGAAATTTAAAGGGGTTTTTTATGATAACTACTTCCCTGAGGTGGTTCGAGAACAAAAAGAGAGGGAATTTGCTAATTTGGTGCAAGGAAGTATGACTGTTGAGCAGTATGCTGCTAAATTCATCGAGTTATCTCGCTTTGGACCCCACTTAATCCTTACTAAGGCGAAGAAAGCAAGCAGATTTCAAAAGGGGTTGAATGAGAGACTTCGACACCATTTGATTGCAGCAGGGGTTGATAACTATGCAGAGTCAGTTAACAGAGCTATGAGACTGGAGGAAGATTTCAAGAACAATGTTAGGAAGGAGAACCCACCTAGAAACACTGGACAGACAGGCTTTCGTCAAGGCAATGCTCAAGGTCAGTGGAATAAGAAAGGATCTTTTGGGAGGTCTGGGAATAATTCATCATCAAATAAGCTAGAAAATAAGAATCCACCCCAAAATGCTCAAGGTAGAAGTTTGAATGCTTGCCCTACATGTGGAAGGTTTCATGGAGATAAGCCGTGTTTCTTTGAAGGAAAGGCTTGTTATAATTGTGGAAAGACAGGACACTTAGCTAGAAGCTGTACTTCTCCTCAACAAAACTCAATGGCATAA